A genomic region of Barnesiella viscericola DSM 18177 contains the following coding sequences:
- the zwf gene encoding glucose-6-phosphate dehydrogenase codes for MNKIPDSQILVIFGASGDLTHRKLMPALFELFERKLLPEKFLIVGVARTRQNTEEFRQSLYESMLRSGKTYTTDNPHLTSFLRCVYYIVCETTEGEAYGALFREIEQLRNAAGIDDNLLFYLATPPTMYSIIPPFIQAHHQNRSKQGWRRIIIEKPYGSNESEARHLDRLLGGIFPEREIYRIDHFLGKETVQNILVLRFANAIWEPLWNRNYIDHIEITATETLGVEQRGSYYDSAGALRDMVQSHLLQIMAFIAMEPPATFEPEAIRDEISKVFRSLRPLSRDDIARHTLRGQYTTGVIDGQQVPAYREEAHVDPQSATETFVALKLFIDNWRWADVPVYIYTGKRLAEKRSEAVIHFRNTPRTFFPGQCCGNSCNQLVITLQPDESIRLRFGLKQPGSNFEVSQVSMDFFYKSLATTRLPGAYERLLLDAMRGDALLYSRSDALELSWHFLAPLLDCWEQEKDEGLITYPAGCKIPHEVISRINADPYLLEESVCSCCNPDLRP; via the coding sequence ATGAACAAGATACCCGACAGCCAGATACTGGTCATCTTCGGTGCCTCGGGCGACCTCACGCACCGCAAACTCATGCCCGCCCTGTTTGAACTCTTCGAGCGGAAGCTCCTCCCCGAGAAATTTCTCATCGTGGGGGTAGCCCGCACCCGCCAGAATACCGAGGAGTTCCGCCAATCGCTCTACGAATCGATGCTCCGCAGCGGCAAGACCTATACGACCGACAATCCCCACCTCACCAGCTTCCTGCGCTGTGTCTACTACATCGTCTGCGAGACGACCGAGGGCGAGGCCTACGGGGCCCTCTTCCGGGAAATCGAACAGCTGCGCAACGCCGCCGGTATCGACGACAACCTGCTCTTCTACCTGGCCACGCCGCCCACCATGTACTCGATTATTCCCCCCTTCATTCAGGCTCACCACCAGAACCGTTCGAAGCAAGGGTGGCGGCGCATCATCATCGAAAAGCCCTACGGCAGCAACGAGTCCGAAGCCCGACATCTCGACCGCCTGCTCGGCGGCATCTTCCCCGAGCGGGAAATCTACCGCATCGACCACTTCCTGGGAAAAGAGACGGTGCAGAACATACTGGTGCTGCGCTTTGCCAACGCCATCTGGGAACCCTTGTGGAACCGCAACTACATCGACCACATCGAAATCACGGCTACCGAAACGCTGGGCGTAGAGCAGCGCGGCTCCTACTACGACTCGGCCGGAGCCTTGCGCGACATGGTGCAGAGCCACCTGCTGCAAATCATGGCCTTCATCGCCATGGAGCCGCCGGCCACGTTCGAACCCGAGGCCATTCGCGACGAAATAAGCAAGGTGTTCCGCTCGCTGCGTCCGCTCTCGCGCGACGACATCGCCCGCCACACGCTACGGGGACAATACACCACCGGCGTCATCGACGGGCAACAGGTACCCGCCTACCGCGAGGAGGCTCACGTCGACCCGCAATCGGCCACCGAGACCTTCGTCGCCCTGAAACTCTTCATCGACAACTGGCGGTGGGCCGACGTGCCGGTCTACATCTACACCGGCAAACGGCTGGCCGAGAAGCGGTCGGAGGCGGTCATTCACTTTCGCAATACTCCGCGCACCTTTTTCCCGGGGCAGTGCTGCGGCAACTCGTGCAACCAGCTGGTCATCACCCTGCAACCCGACGAGAGCATTCGCCTGCGCTTCGGGCTGAAACAACCCGGCAGCAATTTCGAGGTGAGCCAGGTGAGCATGGATTTCTTCTACAAGTCACTCGCCACCACACGTCTGCCCGGGGCCTACGAACGGCTGTTGCTCGATGCCATGCGAGGCGACGCCCTGCTCTACTCGCGCAGCGACGCCTTGGAACTGAGCTGGCACTTTCTGGCTCCCCTGCTCGACTGTTGGGAACAGGAGAAGGACGAGGGGCTCATCACCTATCCGGCCGGCTGCAAGATACCCCACGAGGTCATCTCCCGCATCAATGCCGACCCCTATCTGCTCGAAGAGTCTGTTTGTTCCTGCTGTAATCCCGATTTGCGCCCATGA
- a CDS encoding 6-phosphogluconolactonase: MNPTLVQFYPDASKALIALTEALLVSVAARTRKPFYLALSGGETARQLFDVWRTRYSDPARWKNVLFFWVDERCVPPDSEESNYYWAHRLFFKPVGIPAEHIFRIHGEEPPAQEAERYARLIADRLPNREGLPRFDCTLLGIGEDEHVASIFDHSLLQSDDLYAVSQHPATGQYRVTQTGEVILASREILIALVGNRKKELLHRLTARPDGVVTPATYILAHTSRATIFSEIGLFNRELSF; this comes from the coding sequence ATGAACCCCACCCTCGTACAATTCTACCCCGACGCCTCCAAGGCGCTCATCGCCCTCACCGAGGCGCTGCTCGTCTCGGTGGCCGCCCGCACCCGTAAGCCCTTCTACCTGGCCCTCTCGGGTGGCGAGACGGCCCGGCAGCTCTTCGACGTGTGGCGCACCCGATACTCCGACCCGGCCCGCTGGAAAAACGTACTTTTCTTTTGGGTCGACGAGCGGTGTGTGCCGCCCGACAGCGAAGAGAGCAACTACTATTGGGCCCACCGGCTCTTTTTCAAACCGGTGGGAATACCGGCCGAACACATCTTCCGCATTCACGGCGAGGAACCTCCCGCACAGGAGGCCGAGCGATATGCCCGCCTGATAGCCGACCGTCTGCCCAACCGCGAGGGGCTGCCCCGATTCGACTGCACCCTGCTGGGTATCGGCGAGGACGAACATGTGGCCTCGATATTCGACCACAGCCTGTTGCAGAGCGACGACCTCTACGCCGTGTCGCAACACCCTGCCACCGGGCAATACCGGGTGACGCAGACCGGCGAAGTGATACTCGCCTCCCGCGAAATTCTCATTGCATTGGTAGGGAACCGGAAAAAGGAACTGCTGCACCGGCTGACCGCCCGCCCCGACGGCGTCGTAACCCCGGCCACCTACATCTTGGCACACACGTCACGAGCCACGATTTTCAGCGAAATAGGATTATTCAACCGGGAGCTCTCATTTTAA
- the trmD gene encoding tRNA (guanosine(37)-N1)-methyltransferase TrmD, with translation MRIDIITVLPELLQSPLNYSILKRAQDKKLVEIVVHNLRDYSLDKHRKVDDYPFGGEAGMVMQIEPVDRAITQLKSEREYDEVIFTTPDGEQFDQPMANQLSMAGNLIILCGHYKGIDYRIREHFITKEVSIGDYVLTGGELAAAIMCDAIVRLIPGAIGDEQSALSDSFQDNLLAPPVYTRPAEYKGWRVPDVLLSGHQRKIDEWKHEQSLERTRRLRPDLLK, from the coding sequence ATGCGTATCGATATTATCACCGTATTACCCGAATTGTTGCAAAGTCCGCTGAATTACTCCATCTTGAAGCGGGCGCAGGATAAGAAACTGGTTGAGATTGTGGTGCACAACCTGCGCGACTATTCGCTCGACAAGCACCGTAAGGTCGACGACTATCCCTTTGGGGGCGAGGCCGGTATGGTGATGCAGATCGAGCCGGTCGACCGGGCCATCACCCAGTTGAAGAGCGAGCGGGAGTACGACGAGGTCATCTTTACCACCCCCGATGGCGAGCAGTTCGACCAGCCCATGGCCAACCAACTCTCCATGGCGGGCAATCTCATTATCCTCTGCGGCCACTACAAGGGCATCGACTACCGCATTCGCGAACACTTCATCACCAAGGAGGTGTCGATAGGCGACTATGTGCTCACCGGTGGCGAGCTGGCGGCGGCCATCATGTGCGATGCCATCGTGCGGCTTATTCCCGGCGCCATCGGCGATGAGCAGTCGGCCCTCTCCGATTCGTTCCAGGACAACCTGCTGGCTCCTCCTGTCTACACACGCCCTGCCGAGTACAAGGGGTGGCGGGTGCCCGATGTGCTGCTCTCGGGGCACCAGCGCAAAATCGACGAGTGGAAGCACGAGCAGTCGCTCGAACGCACGCGTCGGCTGCGTCCCGACCTGTTAAAATGA
- a CDS encoding ABC-F family ATP-binding cassette domain-containing protein — translation MITVNNLGIQFGKRVLFQDVNLKFTPGNCYGIIGANGAGKSTLMRILSNQLEPTHGTVTLGPGERLSVLSQDHFAFDEFTVINTVLMGHTVLWDIMQEKDALYAKPDFSDADGIRAAELEEKFAELEGWNAESDAASLLSGLGIKEDKHYMLMKDLSGKEKVRVLLAKALFGHPDNLLLDEPTNDLDLETVMWLENYLANFENTVLVVSHDRHFLDSVCTHTVDIDYGKVQLFAGNYSFWYESSQLALRQQQQQNKKAEEKRKELLEFIQRFSANVAKSKQTTSRKKMLEKLTVEEIQPSSRRYPGIIFTPSREPGNKILEVKGLEKSIEGTLLFKDVNFSIEKDDKVAFISHDPRAMTALFEIINGNLKPDAGTYEWGQTITTAYLPLDNSAFFNTDMNLIEWLSQFSDDTSELYIKGFLGRMLFSGEELLKKASVLSGGEKMRCMIARMMLKNANTMILDSPTNHLDLESIQAFNNTLQSFKGNVLLSSHDHEFIQTVCNRIIELTPGGIIDKMMDYDDYITDEKVQAARERLYNL, via the coding sequence ATGATAACGGTAAACAATTTAGGTATTCAATTTGGTAAAAGAGTTCTTTTCCAAGACGTTAATTTGAAGTTCACCCCGGGGAACTGCTACGGCATTATCGGAGCCAACGGCGCCGGGAAATCGACCCTCATGCGTATCCTGAGCAACCAGCTCGAACCCACGCACGGCACCGTCACGCTGGGACCGGGTGAGCGCCTCTCGGTATTGAGTCAGGACCACTTTGCCTTCGACGAGTTTACCGTCATCAACACCGTACTCATGGGCCATACCGTGCTGTGGGACATCATGCAGGAGAAGGACGCCCTCTATGCCAAACCCGATTTCAGTGATGCCGACGGCATACGGGCCGCCGAACTCGAAGAGAAGTTCGCCGAACTCGAAGGGTGGAATGCCGAGAGCGACGCCGCCTCGCTGCTGAGCGGTCTGGGCATCAAGGAGGACAAACACTACATGCTCATGAAGGACCTGAGCGGTAAGGAAAAGGTGCGCGTGCTGCTGGCCAAGGCCCTCTTCGGCCACCCCGACAACCTGCTGCTCGACGAGCCTACCAACGACCTCGACCTCGAAACGGTGATGTGGCTCGAAAACTACCTGGCCAACTTCGAGAACACGGTGCTGGTGGTATCGCACGACCGTCACTTCCTCGACTCGGTGTGCACCCACACGGTCGACATCGACTACGGCAAGGTGCAACTCTTCGCCGGCAATTACAGCTTCTGGTACGAATCGAGCCAGCTGGCCCTGCGCCAACAGCAGCAACAGAACAAGAAGGCCGAGGAGAAGCGCAAGGAGCTGCTCGAATTTATCCAGCGGTTCAGCGCCAACGTGGCCAAGTCGAAACAGACCACCAGCCGCAAGAAGATGCTCGAAAAGCTCACCGTCGAGGAGATTCAACCCTCGTCGCGCCGCTACCCGGGCATCATCTTCACCCCGTCGCGCGAGCCGGGCAACAAGATTCTCGAAGTAAAAGGGCTCGAAAAGTCGATCGAGGGCACACTGCTTTTCAAAGACGTGAACTTCTCCATCGAGAAGGACGACAAGGTGGCCTTCATCTCGCACGACCCACGAGCCATGACCGCCCTCTTCGAGATCATCAACGGCAACCTGAAACCCGATGCGGGCACCTACGAGTGGGGACAGACCATCACCACGGCCTACCTGCCGCTCGACAACAGCGCCTTCTTCAATACCGACATGAACCTGATCGAATGGCTCTCCCAGTTCTCCGACGACACGAGCGAGCTCTACATCAAGGGATTCCTGGGTCGCATGCTCTTCTCGGGCGAGGAGCTGCTCAAAAAGGCATCGGTCCTCTCGGGTGGTGAGAAGATGCGCTGCATGATTGCCCGCATGATGCTCAAAAACGCCAACACCATGATACTCGACTCGCCCACCAACCACCTCGACCTGGAATCGATACAGGCCTTCAACAACACGTTGCAGAGCTTCAAGGGCAACGTGCTGCTCTCGTCGCACGACCACGAGTTTATCCAGACGGTCTGCAACCGCATCATCGAGCTCACCCCCGGCGGCATCATCGACAAGATGATGGACTACGACGACTACATCACCGACGAGAAGGTGCAGGCCGCCCGCGAACGATTGTACAACTTATAA
- a CDS encoding Dabb family protein gives MVKHIVTFKLTGTPEERKEVATRFKNALLELPAVIDVLRSIEVGINENPAESWDVVLTATVDCMADVETYAKHPAHVAAAGLLAGHKADRACVDYTC, from the coding sequence ATGGTAAAACACATTGTCACTTTCAAACTTACCGGCACCCCCGAGGAACGCAAAGAGGTAGCCACCCGGTTCAAAAACGCCCTGCTCGAATTGCCCGCCGTAATCGACGTGCTGCGAAGCATCGAAGTGGGTATCAACGAGAATCCCGCCGAGAGCTGGGACGTCGTGCTCACCGCTACCGTCGACTGCATGGCCGACGTGGAGACCTATGCCAAGCACCCGGCTCACGTAGCTGCCGCCGGTCTGCTTGCCGGCCACAAGGCCGACCGTGCCTGCGTCGACTACACCTGCTGA
- the metA gene encoding homoserine O-acetyltransferase MetA, translated as MPVKIPSSLPAVEILKAENIFVMDDLRASTQDIRPLKLLILNLMPLKIVTETDLLRLISNTPLQIELDLMNVSGHISHNTPVEHIDTFYKDFSEIRNYNYDGMIITGAPVERLDFEAVDYWDELVDIFDWAHTHVTSTLYICWAALAGLYHFYGIPKHPLPQKLFGVFSHYKHDEKNPIFRGFDDRFEVPHSRYSEVRRCDIEKNSELTILSESDEAGVYLVMARGGREFFITGHSEYSALTLDIEYRRDRAKGLDIAIPRNYYPGDDPNNAPVVTWRGHANLLFTNWLNYFVYQQTPYNLNDIR; from the coding sequence ATGCCTGTAAAAATTCCGTCATCGCTGCCGGCTGTCGAGATTCTCAAAGCCGAAAACATATTCGTCATGGACGACCTGCGTGCATCGACACAGGATATTCGTCCGTTGAAACTACTCATTCTCAACCTGATGCCGTTAAAGATTGTCACCGAGACCGATCTGCTGCGCCTCATCTCGAACACGCCGCTGCAAATCGAACTCGACCTGATGAACGTCTCGGGGCACATCTCGCACAACACGCCTGTCGAGCACATCGACACCTTTTACAAGGATTTCAGCGAGATACGCAATTACAACTACGACGGCATGATTATCACCGGCGCACCGGTCGAACGGCTCGATTTCGAGGCGGTCGACTACTGGGACGAGCTGGTCGACATCTTCGACTGGGCCCACACCCACGTCACCTCGACCCTCTACATCTGCTGGGCAGCCCTGGCGGGGCTCTACCACTTCTACGGCATACCCAAACACCCGCTGCCGCAAAAGCTGTTCGGGGTATTCTCCCACTACAAGCACGACGAGAAGAACCCCATCTTCCGCGGGTTCGACGACCGCTTCGAGGTGCCGCATAGCCGCTACTCCGAGGTGCGCCGCTGCGACATCGAGAAGAACAGCGAACTCACGATACTCTCCGAGTCGGACGAAGCCGGGGTATATCTGGTGATGGCCCGCGGCGGCCGCGAGTTCTTCATCACCGGCCACTCCGAATACTCGGCTCTCACGCTCGACATCGAGTACCGCCGCGACCGGGCCAAGGGGCTCGACATCGCCATTCCCCGCAACTACTACCCCGGCGACGACCCGAACAACGCTCCCGTGGTCACCTGGCGGGGCCATGCCAACCTGCTCTTCACCAACTGGCTCAACTACTTTGTATACCAACAAACGCCCTATAACCTCAACGATATCCGATGA
- a CDS encoding peptidase U32 family protein: protein MTTSRRIELLAPAKNAEIGKEAILHGADAVYIGAPRFGARSAAGNSLDDLAGLIDLAHRFDARVYITFNTLLYDHELGEAERLIGQLYRIGADALIVQDMGIMRLDIPPIALHASTQTDNRTPAKVEFLERCGFSQVVLARELSLDEIRAISSTVQVPLEVFVHGALCVSYSGQCYLSQAMCGRSANRGECAQYCRLPYTLVDGRGRIVARGKHLLSLRDLNQSDRLEELLDAGVSSLKIEGRLKEMAYVKNCTAYYRQALDRIFERRPEYRRSSTGASTIDFTPRLEKSFNRGFTHYFLDGRTAAPIASPDTPKSLGEYVGEVKQTDRNSFVVAGTTALHNGDGLCYVNPRGEFEGVRVNRAEGNRIFPATHVSIAPHTTLYRNLDFEFEKQLTRPTADRRVGVSLRLYAVPDGFALDLTDECGLRVTVREDTPHQPARTPQQENQRKQLGKLGTSIYTATHIDLDIDENLFIPASTLSKLRQQGVEWLDRARRLAYRPERRQPEDRSARFPQSSLNYLGNVSNHLAETFYREHGVTHIDPAFESRPIKGVPLMFTRHCIRHMLGYCKKTPAGKELPEPLTLLYKGERLTLHFDCKACEMTLQREEQQGNQA, encoded by the coding sequence ATGACTACCTCACGTCGCATAGAACTGCTGGCCCCGGCCAAGAATGCCGAAATCGGAAAGGAGGCTATCCTCCACGGGGCCGATGCCGTCTACATCGGGGCTCCCCGATTCGGGGCCCGCTCGGCAGCCGGTAACAGCCTCGACGATCTGGCCGGACTCATCGACCTGGCTCACCGCTTCGACGCCCGCGTCTACATCACCTTCAACACCCTGCTCTACGACCACGAGCTGGGCGAGGCCGAGCGCCTCATCGGCCAGCTCTACCGCATCGGAGCCGACGCCCTTATCGTGCAGGACATGGGTATCATGCGGCTCGACATTCCCCCTATCGCCCTGCATGCCAGCACCCAGACCGACAACCGCACCCCCGCCAAGGTGGAATTTCTCGAACGGTGCGGATTCTCGCAGGTGGTACTGGCCCGCGAACTTTCGCTCGACGAAATCCGGGCCATCAGTTCCACCGTGCAGGTGCCGCTCGAAGTGTTCGTACACGGGGCCCTGTGCGTGAGTTACAGCGGGCAGTGCTACCTGAGTCAAGCCATGTGCGGCCGCAGTGCCAACCGGGGCGAGTGTGCTCAGTACTGCCGGTTGCCCTATACCCTCGTTGACGGGCGCGGACGCATCGTGGCCCGCGGCAAGCACCTGCTCTCGCTGCGCGACCTCAACCAGAGCGACCGGCTGGAAGAGCTGCTCGATGCCGGTGTCTCTTCGCTGAAAATCGAGGGGCGTCTCAAAGAGATGGCCTATGTGAAGAACTGCACCGCCTACTACCGGCAGGCGCTCGACCGCATCTTCGAGCGGCGCCCCGAATACCGGCGCTCCTCGACGGGTGCCTCGACCATCGACTTTACGCCCCGTCTCGAAAAGAGCTTCAACCGGGGCTTCACCCACTACTTCCTCGACGGTCGCACCGCCGCCCCCATCGCCTCGCCCGACACCCCCAAGTCGTTGGGCGAATATGTAGGCGAGGTGAAACAGACCGACCGCAACTCGTTTGTCGTGGCCGGTACCACGGCGCTGCACAACGGCGACGGCCTCTGCTACGTCAACCCCCGGGGTGAGTTCGAAGGGGTGCGTGTGAACCGGGCCGAGGGGAACCGCATCTTCCCCGCCACACACGTCAGCATCGCACCCCACACGACACTCTACCGCAACCTCGATTTCGAGTTTGAGAAACAGCTGACCCGCCCCACGGCCGACCGTCGCGTGGGGGTATCCCTCCGGCTCTATGCCGTGCCCGACGGCTTTGCCCTCGACCTGACCGACGAGTGCGGCCTGCGGGTAACCGTGCGCGAGGATACTCCGCACCAGCCGGCCCGCACCCCGCAACAGGAAAATCAGCGCAAACAGTTGGGCAAACTGGGTACCTCGATTTACACCGCCACCCACATCGACCTCGACATAGACGAGAACCTCTTCATTCCGGCATCGACCCTGTCGAAGCTGCGGCAGCAGGGAGTCGAATGGCTCGACCGGGCCCGCCGGCTGGCCTACCGGCCCGAACGCCGGCAGCCCGAAGATCGGTCGGCCCGCTTCCCGCAAAGTTCGCTCAACTACCTGGGCAACGTGTCGAACCACCTGGCCGAGACATTCTACCGGGAGCACGGCGTGACACATATCGACCCGGCCTTCGAGAGTCGTCCGATCAAGGGGGTACCGCTCATGTTCACCCGCCACTGCATACGCCACATGCTGGGGTATTGCAAAAAGACGCCGGCCGGGAAAGAGCTGCCCGAACCGCTCACCCTGCTCTACAAGGGCGAACGGCTCACCCTTCATTTCGACTGCAAGGCTTGCGAAATGACCCTGCAACGGGAAGAGCAGCAAGGGAATCAAGCATAA
- a CDS encoding S1 family peptidase translates to MKKWTLSLLALTVLSVASAQNLRESVAIVRPKLSENTQAFLTDFSKSLRKDGFYSAADILENYGKGSFGTGFAYRNKQDNRLYIITNRHVVEQAEWVDIEFSLPDNSSKRFADCPVIGVHDDFDIAFIALPQGAQVPTLEITDKAITDGTTVFTAGFPALAEKPSWQLGQGIVSNANALIESLTHNKELPLIQHTAQVDAGSSGGPLLVRNEQNPDRFTVIGINTWKAVDRENTNFAIPVRAIEDFFQNYPTDANTLLTQADVTRKATALLQATKSSYEAVMPFVSYQYVSNISANTFYDLVFAASDGATKAMESCFEQGSPLEGIRVGLADIICRQFSGKNYTFSTVANLDSIHKTADVTYATGDKTITTRWTLEQGRWRLMEAENVKASRIEANGISKSYGFGTSIYLGIVSPLNNAFDLSYSLAFKRTILTFMTYEISASLLKLNTEKKDWEGLNEIVVPSTRNAFDINFGLGGQLPVKCGPIYLVPYAKVMGGLYLGSDVSGIDYGLGAGVEVAYKFGYQNYVFANIGYLGKKMKPFDDQTYRLKSKMLSGLAFSIGVSF, encoded by the coding sequence ATGAAAAAATGGACTTTGTCTCTTCTGGCGTTGACGGTGCTCTCAGTTGCGTCGGCTCAGAACCTCAGGGAATCGGTGGCCATCGTTCGCCCCAAACTCAGTGAAAATACGCAAGCCTTCCTGACCGATTTCAGCAAATCGCTCCGCAAGGACGGCTTCTACTCGGCAGCCGATATTCTCGAAAATTACGGGAAAGGCTCGTTCGGCACGGGATTTGCCTATCGCAACAAACAGGACAACCGGCTGTACATCATCACCAACCGCCACGTGGTGGAACAAGCCGAATGGGTCGACATCGAATTTTCCCTGCCCGACAACAGCTCCAAGCGGTTTGCCGACTGCCCCGTCATCGGTGTGCACGACGATTTCGACATAGCCTTCATCGCCCTTCCCCAAGGGGCACAAGTACCCACCCTCGAAATCACCGATAAAGCCATAACCGACGGTACCACCGTATTCACGGCCGGATTTCCCGCACTGGCCGAAAAGCCCTCGTGGCAACTGGGACAAGGCATCGTGTCGAATGCTAACGCCCTGATTGAGTCGCTGACCCACAACAAAGAGCTCCCCTTGATACAGCACACCGCACAAGTAGATGCCGGCAGCTCGGGCGGACCGCTGCTCGTTCGCAACGAACAGAATCCTGACCGATTTACCGTGATAGGCATCAATACCTGGAAAGCCGTAGACCGCGAGAACACTAACTTTGCCATACCGGTGCGGGCCATCGAAGATTTCTTCCAGAACTATCCGACCGATGCCAACACCCTGCTTACCCAGGCCGACGTGACCCGAAAAGCCACGGCGCTGCTCCAAGCCACGAAATCGTCCTACGAGGCCGTGATGCCCTTCGTGTCGTACCAATATGTATCGAACATCTCGGCCAACACCTTCTACGATTTGGTCTTCGCCGCCTCCGATGGGGCTACCAAAGCCATGGAGTCCTGCTTCGAACAGGGCAGCCCGCTGGAAGGTATCCGCGTGGGGCTGGCCGACATCATCTGCCGCCAGTTCTCGGGAAAGAACTACACCTTCTCGACGGTTGCCAATCTGGACTCTATCCACAAGACAGCCGATGTCACCTATGCCACGGGCGATAAGACCATCACCACCCGATGGACTCTCGAACAGGGACGCTGGCGGTTGATGGAGGCTGAGAATGTCAAGGCCAGCCGTATCGAGGCCAACGGCATCTCCAAGAGCTACGGCTTCGGCACCTCGATCTATCTGGGCATCGTCTCGCCGCTCAACAACGCGTTCGACCTCTCGTACAGCTTAGCCTTCAAGCGCACCATTCTTACCTTCATGACCTACGAAATCAGCGCCTCGCTCCTGAAACTCAATACCGAGAAAAAGGATTGGGAGGGGTTGAACGAGATTGTCGTACCCAGCACGCGAAATGCCTTCGACATCAATTTCGGTCTCGGCGGGCAACTCCCCGTCAAGTGCGGCCCCATCTACCTGGTGCCCTATGCCAAGGTGATGGGAGGCCTCTACCTGGGGTCCGACGTGAGTGGCATCGACTACGGTCTGGGAGCCGGAGTGGAGGTCGCCTACAAGTTTGGCTACCAGAACTATGTATTTGCCAACATCGGCTACCTGGGCAAGAAGATGAAACCCTTCGACGACCAGACCTACCGTCTCAAATCGAAAATGCTCTCGGGACTGGCTTTCTCGATAGGCGTCAGCTTCTAA